One genomic region from Vitis riparia cultivar Riparia Gloire de Montpellier isolate 1030 chromosome 17, EGFV_Vit.rip_1.0, whole genome shotgun sequence encodes:
- the LOC117905092 gene encoding probable LRR receptor-like serine/threonine-protein kinase At1g74360 gives MRDEETDIRVVGLMISLFLITGRIVAGDSLDTDREVLLSLKKFLEDNNQVNRGRYQEWNLSSWNPCDWPGILCSNDERVISVNLSDNSISGEIFHNFSALTKLSHLDLSKNTLGGRIPADLRRCESLAYLNLSHNIINDELNLTGLKSLEVLDLSINRIGGEIQLTFPAVCDRLVLANISENNFTGSIDNCFDECKSLKYLDLSSNNFSGEIWQGFARLQQFSASENSFGGVVSPSIFGGVCALGLLELSKNSFGGEVPGEIANCTSLRILNLWGNHFTGPIPPELGSLSSLEGLFLGNNNFSRQVPESLLNLSSLAFLDLSKNNFGGEIQEIFGKFKQVKFLVLHTNSYTGGIYSSGILKLSNISRLDLSFNNFSGPLPVELSEMPSLEFLILAHNQFSGSIPPEFGNIRRLQALDLSFNSLNGSIPSTIGKLNSLLWLMLANNRFSGEIPPEIGNCTSLLWLNLANNQFSGKIPPELTTIGRNPFPTFEMNRKNRGIPAGSGECQVMMRWIPANYPPFSFAYTLLTRRSCRSLWDNLLKGHGLFPMCLTGSKVRTLQISGYVQISGNQFSGEVPPEIRNMQNFSLIQMAANKFYGKLPPEIGQLPVVVLNLSENNFSGEIPMEIGNLGCLQNLDLSSNNFSGTFPTSLNNLSELNKFNISYNPLISGVIPSTGQLATFEKESFLGDPLLVLPPFIGNPSNHPPPTAKSDGKPKQKFTSVFVFLTLTVAFIMCGLVSLLVCVLLKNPVDSSGYLLDDSKYRHDFASSSEVSSPWLSGAVKVIRLDKTAFTYADILMATCNFSDSRIIGKGGFGTVYRGVLPDGREVAVKKLQRDGIEGEKEFRAEMEVLSGNGLGWPHPNLVTLYGWCLNGSEKLLVYEYMEGGSLDDLISDRMRLTWRRRLDVAIDVARALVFLHHECFTAIVHRDVKASNVLLDRNGKARVTDFGLARVVDDGNSHVSTMVAGTVGYVAPEYGQTGQATTKGDVYSFGVLSMELATGRHALDGGEECLVEWARRVMGNGRQGLSRAVIPVVMLGSGLAEGAEEMRELLRIGIKCTAESPQARPNMKEVLAMLITILSTQQDFSYGSSPPSSEMSGLET, from the exons ATGCGGGACGAGGAAACTGATATCCGGGTTGTCGGGTTAATGATTTCCCTATTCTTGATCACAG GCAGAATTGTGGCTGGAGATTCTCTGGACACTGACAGAGAAGTTCTGCTGAGTCTGAAAAAATTTCTAGAGGATAACAATCAAGTGAATCGAGGGCGATACCAGGAGTGGAATTTAAGTAGTTGGAATCCATGTGATTGGCCTGGAATTTTGTGCAGCAATGATGAGAGGGTGATCAGTGTCAACCTTTCAGATAATAGTATTTCAGGTGAAATTTTCCACAACTTCTCCGCATTGACAAAGCTTTCTCATCTTGATTTGTCGAAAAACACTCTGGGTGGCCGGATTCCGGCGGACCTGAGGCGGTGTGAAAGCCTTGCATATCTCAACCTGTCGCACAATATCATTAATGATGAACTGAACTTGACGGGGTTGAAGAGTTTGGAGGTTCTTGATCTGTCTATCAATAGGATTGGTGGCGAAATTCAGTTGACTTTTCCAGCAGTTTGTGACAGATTGGTTCTTGCAAACATTTCTGAGAATAATTTCACTGGGAGCATCGACAATTGCTTCGACGAGTGCAAGAGTTTGAAGTATCTGGATTTGAGCTCCAACAATTTCAGTGGGGAGATATGGCAGGGGTTCGCAAGGCTTCAGCAGTTTTCGGCGTCGGAAAACAGTTTTGGTGGGGTGGTTTCACCCTCCATTTTTGGTGGGGTTTGTGCACTGGGCCTGCTGGAATTGTCGAAGAACAGTTTCGGGGGAGAGGTTCCAGGAGAGATTGCCAATTGCACAAGCCTGCGCATTTTAAATCTGTGGGGAAACCATTTCACAGGGCCAATTCCCCCAGAACTGGGATCACTTTCGAGTCTTGAGGGTTTGTTCTTGGGGAACAACAATTTTTCAAGGCAGGTTCCAGAGTCCCTACTGAATTTGAGTAGCTTGGCATTTTTGGATCTGAGCAAGAACAATTTTGGGGGAGAGATTCAGGAAATTTTTGGGAAATTCAAGCAGGTCAAGTTTCTTGTATTGCATACTAATTCATACACTGGGGGTATATATTCatctggaattctcaagttaTCCAATATTTCCCGATTGGACTTGAGCTTCAACAATTTCTCAGGTCCATTACCGGTTGAGCTCTCAGAAATGCCGAGTTTGGAGTTCTTGATTCTCGCCCACAATCAGTTTTCTGGAAGTATACCACCAGAATTTGGAAACATCCGGCGCCTACAAGCCCTGGATCTCTCCTTCAATAGCCTAAACGGTTCAATACCCAGTACTATCGGAAAGTTGAACTCTCTCTTGTGGTTAATGCTGGCAAACAATAGGTTTTCTGGGGAAATTCCTCCTGAGATAGGAAATTGCACTAGTTTATTGTGGTTAAACCTGGCCAACAACCAATTTTCTGGGAAAATTCCTCCGGAGTTGACAACTATTGGGAGAAATCCATTCCCAACCTTtgaaatgaatagaaaaaacagGGGAATCCCTGCTGGTTCAGGTGAGTGCCAAGTGATGATGAGGTGGATTCCAGCAAATTATCCTCCATTCAGTTTTGCGTATACACTCCTCACAAGAAGGAGCTGTAGAAGCTTATGGGATAATTTGCTTAAAGGGCATGGCCTTTTCCCAATGTGCCTTACTGGTTCTAAGGTGCGGACACTTCAAATTTCGGGCTACGTTCAGATCAGTGGGAATCAGTTTTCAGGTGAGGTCCCTCCAGAAATAAGGAATATGCAGAACTTTAGTCTCATCCAGATGGCTGCCAATAAGTTCTATGGAAAACTTCCTCCTGAGATAGGGCAATTGCCAGTTGTAGTCCTAAACTTGTCTGAGAACAATTTTTCAGGTGAAATTCCCATGGAAATCGGCAATCTTGGGTGCTTACAAAATCTGGATTTGTCATCCAATAACTTCTCTGGTACATTTCCAACCAGCCTCAACAACTTGAGTGAGTTGAACAAGTTCAACATATCATACAATCCATTGATCTCAGGTGTAATCCCATCAACTGGGCAATTGGCAACTTTTGAGAAAGAGTCCTTCCTTGGTGACCCACTATTGGTACTTCCACCCTTCATTGGCAACCCCTCAAATCACCCTCCGCCCACTGCGAAATCGGATGGGAagccaaaacaaaaatttacttcagtttttgtgtttttaactCTAACAGTGGCTTTCATCATGTGTGGACTTGTGTCACTTCTAGTCTGCGTTCTTTTGAAAAACCCAGTTGATTCATCAGGATATCTATTAGATGATTCCAAGTATAGACACGATTTTGCATCAAGTTCCGAAGTTTCATCACCATGGTTGTCAGGTGCTGTGAAGGTCATCCGTCTGGACAAAACAGCGTTCACATATGCTGATATTTTGATGGCCACATGTAACTTTTCGGACAGTAGAATTATTGGGAAAGGTGGATTTGGCACAGTGTACAGAGGGGTTCTGCCTGATGGAAGGGAAGTAGCTGTGAAGAAGCTACAAAGGGATGGCATTGAAGGGGAAAAGGAGTTCCGGGCTGAAATGGAGGTCCTAAGTGGAAATGGCCTTGGTTGGCCTCATCCCAACCTTGTGACACTCTATGGGTGGTGCCTTAATGGATCAGAAAAATTGCTGGTATATGAGTACATGGAAGGAGGGAGCTTGGACGATCTGATTTCAGATCGGATGAGACTAACATGGAGGCGGCGTCTTGATGTAGCAATTGATGTGGCACGGGCACTAGTCTTTCTGCACCATGAGTGCTTCACTGCTATTGTTCATCGGGATGTCAAGGCCAGCAATGTTTTGCTAGACAGGAATGGGAAGGCCCGGGTCACTGATTTCGGTCTAGCTAGAGTTGTTGATGATGGGAATAGCCATGTCTCGACGATGGTGGCCGGGACAGTTGGTTATGTTGCACCTGAATATGGACAGACAGGGCAAGCCACTACAAAAGGCGATGTGTACAGTTTTGGGGTGCTGTCAATGGAGCTAGCTACTGGGAGACATGCCCTGGATGGGGGGGAAGAGTGCTTGGTGGAGTGGGCGAGACGGGTCATGGGAAATGGGAGGCAAGGGCTGAGTAGAGCAGTGATACCGGTCGTGATGTTGGGATCTGGGCTGGCTGAGGGGGCGGAGGAGATGCGTGAGCTGCTTCGAATTGGGATAAAATGCACAGCGGAGTCACCACAGGCAAGGCCTAATATGAAGGAGGTGCTAGCTATGCTGATCACGATTTTGAGCACCCAACAGGATTTCAGTTATGGGTCCTCTCCTCCTAGTTCTGAAATGTCTGGATTGGAGACTTGA